The sequence TTTTTACACAGTGTTCTGCATCTTACTTGCAGTTTTACTCGAATCAAAAAACGACTTGTGATAATTCCGGCAGTGCTATTGTTACTGCTCACAATACCGGTGAATCTGATCCAGACTCTTCAGTATAAAAAGCAGATCCTTCATTGGGATAGTATGGATAAACAAAATACTGGACGATCTTTTTTGGAAACAAAGCATCAATTCAATGGAATGGTATGGAAAAGGAATTTGTTTTTTCAGAGGAGAAAACTAAACAACTGTACACATCAGCCACCGGAGACAAACGGGCAAAATCCAATTCATCTGTGGAAGTATATTTTCAGAATGCAGCACAGATCCTTGATTTCGAAAAAAACAAATATCATTCAGGTCAGTTTTAAAACAATTTTTCTCCGAAGGAAGATGCTTCCATTGAGCTAACTGTTAAAGGACATGATTAGTGGTGAAATAGCTTATAGCCATAGTGTTCCCTTAATTCACTTTCAGGAAAAGGTTTAAATACAGAGCAAACAGGAGTTTTCAATTACGAAGTACCAACAATGACAGCTGAAAACAAAGAGTATCGTTAAAAGTCTTTACGAAAGAGGAAATTGCTGAATTGAAGGATTTAAAAATTAGTTACATAAATTATAAATACTGACAAAAAAAGTTTTAAAGTAATACTTATTTTAGTATTTAAACACCGACGACAAGAGTTAAACGTAAACTCTTTGTCTCTTGTTTAAGATTCGCATTATGATTTCCATTTTAAAACCAGTAACAGTGAAATCCAGTCTTTCGTCATATGCAATTCTTGTCAGCGTGATCGTTTGCTTTATCATCAATTTCAGCTTTGATAGATTCCAGAAAACCAAAGATGTAATCAAGTACGATATTGTAACATATTACGAATATCTTCCTTTGATATTTATTTATGATGACATCCGGGTAGAAAACACTATGGCACTGAAGAAACTAAAGCCTGTGTTATCTGGACAGTTCCGACACCCGAAGGAAAAGTGTTATTAAAATGACAATGGGATTGTCTATCCTCTACTCCCCGTTTTTCTTTAGCTCACCTAATAGCTCAACCATTTGGCTATCCGGCTGACGGATATTCGCAACCATATATACAACTCCTTTGTTTGAGCACTATTTTTATTTACTGCTGGGAATGTACTACCTGAAAAAAATTCTACAACACTATTTATTTTCAGATTCAACGATAGCCATAACCATTTTGTTTATGGGAATAGGAACGAATATTTTATGCTACGCTTCACAATCAGCGCCAATGCCACATGTTTATTTGTTTTGTATGATCGCCATTTTCTTTTACTATACAACACAATGGAATCATACTCCAACAATAAAAAACTCCCTTTTGATTGGCCTTACATCGGGCTTGATTTCTTTGATCCGGCCATCTGACATTATCATTGTATTACTCTTTGCGCTTTACGGCGTAACCGGTCTGAAAGATTTGAGGTCGCGTGCGGCTTTTTTAAGAAAAAACTTTTATGATCGTACTGATAATTTTTTCTGCCTTTCTAGTCTGGCTTCCTCAATTTATTTATTGGAAAATTGCAACAGGCCATTTTATATACTATTCTTACAACAATGAAAGATTCTATTTACGCAACCTCGAATTATAGAAGGACTTTTCAGTTTCAGAAAAGGCTGGCTGCTTTACACTCCAATGATGCTTTTTGCATTTGCCGGTCTGTTTTTACTGAAAGATGAACTGAAAAAAATTCAAACGGGAATCTGGCTATTTATTCTCCTGAATATCTACATCACTTTTTCATGGTGGTGTTGGTGGTATGGCGGAGCTTTCGGCATGAGAAGTATGATCGATAGTTATGCAATTATGGCTTTACCACTGGCATCTACAGTAAACTACTTCAGAAACAAAAAGAGATTAGTACGCATTTTATTCTTCTCATCAGCCATCTTTTGTCGTGCTGAATATTTTCCAGACGTACCAATACGAAAAAAAAGAATTCTCCGATATGATGGGATCAACAGAAAAACTTTATTTCAAGATCTTTGGAAAACAACTTATAAACCCGGAGTACGATGAGCTTGCAACACAAATCGATGCCCGCGAAGCCGTTCTTGGCCGTAATAGTATATATATGAACCTTCACCTGTATATCCTTCCTTTCGAGTGAAGATTCGGTTTACATTCAATCACAATCAGGAAGATATCTCACATTGAGTTCAGATGAAAACAAGATCGAATTGTTGGCCGAAAATTCGAGACCGGTGAAAAAGGAGATCTTTGTATTTAAAAACTTCAAAATGATCTATGTGCTATCTCTGCACAAAATCATATGTATATTTCAGCTAATCTATACAAAAATGGTGAAGTCAGAGCAGAGGAAGAATCAATGTTAATATGGGAAACTTTTTCACTTATAAAAGTCGATAAATTCATTCGCTTTAAAGGCATCAAATGGAAAATATATTTCTGTTTCGAAAAATTCATTCCGACTCATTGCAAAAGCGATACAATCGAGATTCTGAAAATTTCATTTGCTGAAGACAAAATAGCCTGACAAGAGAAAATAAAATGCAGCACAGATACCCTCTTTCTTTGTCAACTATTTTTCTTCTGACAATATTTACAAGTACTAAACTAATTATCAGATGGCCTCTGCCTTCTCTCACGCCTTGCAGCTTTTGCAATCGGCAAATCAACACTAAAAAGTCCTCAATCAAAATTGCAGTACTCGGAATGCTTTGCGCAATTTTCCGGACATCGATGTCCTGAGCTTTTATTTTGGAATCCCTTATGAATCTTCTGGAAATATCGTGGATTCATTCATTCAATACCATTTGCACTTATCCTTTCACTTCGATCACAACTTTATTCTTCCGGTCGGAAAATATTTTTCAAGATCGTGGTACAGCTTGGTTGTCTTCTTTTTTATTGCAACCGTTTCACATGGAGTTTTAGATGCAATTACTAACGGCGGACTGGGAGTTGCTTTCTTTTCTCCATTTGATAATAACAGATATTTCTTTCCATGGCGTCCTGTACAGGTTTCACCTGTAAACGTCCATAGCTTTTTTAGTGAATGGGGAATCAGAGTATTGAAAAGTGAGTTTGTTTATATCTGGATTCCATCGATCATGCTCATGGTTATTTCGAAATCAGTTGCAAAAAAATAAACTCTTTTTTCAAACACAAGTATCTATGCAAAGAAAAACGTTGAGAACCCAAAGGGTTTTAAACAGTCTTTTCAAGTACTACCTTGAATGCTGTAAACTTATAAACTCAACGCTATGAAAACAAATGTAGAAATGTTCTCTGAGAAAGTCAATCAATTGTATGTTGGATTAGATGTACACAAAAATCAATGGTCAGTTTGTATGCGGACGGAGGAATTTGAACACAAAACCTTTACTCAGCCACCAAATCCTGAGATTTTGTACGATTACATCCAAAAGAATTTTTCAAGTTATCAAGTTATATGTGCTTACGAAGCCGGTTTCTGCGGTTACTGGATCAGTGAACAGTTAAAATCGTATGGTTTTGAATGCTTGGTATTAAATGCAGTTGATATTCCCGGAAGCGATAAAGACATCCAAAGAAAAACCGATCGTGTTGATTGCAGGAAAATAGCCCATGAATTAAGCAAAGGTGAAGTACAGGGAATCTTTCAACCAGACAGAGCACAACAAGGATTTCGAAACTTGTTTCGTCAGCGAAATAAATTAGTAAAACAATTGAGGTTGTAAAAAACAATATTCGTTCTCTTCTTTTTTAACGGGACTCAAATCGAAAAGGAATACGAGAATGGAAATTGAGTCTTTCGTTTAGAAAATGGTTGCAAGCAATACCAATGGATACAAATACTAATCGCCTAAGTCTTGATTCCATGTTACGTCGATTGGACTTTTTGCAGCAAGAATATTTAGTAGTAGTAAAACAATTGTTATCCTACGTGCAAAACTAATCACAAGGAGAATTATAAATTATTGAACACTATTCCCGGCATAGGCAAGATTGTTTCTATCGCTTTACTATGCGAAATAGGAGATGTCAATAGATTTAAGAGAGTAGATGAATTCTGTAGTTACATGGGATTAGTACCCAACATATATCAATCAGGAGACAAATTAAGAGTACGAGGACTAACCAAACGATGTCAATCAGTTCTACGTTCGTATATAATTGAAGCTGCCTGGACTGCAGTTAGAAAAGATCCCGAATTAATTGAGTATTACAAAAGACATGTTGGAAAAAAAGTAACAGGGAAAATAATAGTAAAGGTTGCAAGAAAATTATTGGTAAGAATCTATTATACATTAAAATTTAAGCGACCATATATTATAAATTACAATCAGATCAATCCAAAATAAAGTGACCGCAATTAGTGAACTGCAGCGCCTTCATGGAAGACTGCTCACACAAGTAGGCGGCCTTTATTATTACAATTAATAAATGCTTGCAGCTTCAAAACGATGACTGCTTATTGGAGTTTACCCAACTAGGTATGGATTGCTGATCTTATTAATTGCCAGAAAAACGCTTCACACGAGGCCTGGCCATGTTTTTTCCGGCAATTAACAAGACACCATCAAATAATAAATTTTTAAAATAATTTGGATAAATTCTTTCATTGGAGTTCACTAAAATTTGTCACAAGAACACTGATGCTACCCTTAAATCAACCTGATGTGCTCTTGTGCTGACTTTTAGTGATCTCGTATGTTTGAAAAATAAAACACAAAGTTCACTAAAATTCGTCACAAGAACACATAATTGAAACTTCACTTATGCTCTTGTGCCAAAAACTTAGTGATCTTAGTGTTAAATTAAGCAGCAACATTTTAGAAGCACAAGTGCAATCAAGGTTGATCAGAAACAATAGCCAATCGATATTCCCCCAAACCTGTGACTTAATCCTGATATGAACTCCTTCGAAACATAAGACTGAAAATATTCCAGAACCACTTTTCTGATCTTGATATTAATTCCCAGGGTATGTTGCACTTTAAATAAATTTATCTCTTCTGAAGAAAGTACATATTCGCTTTTTTTATTGAAAATTCCACCGCTCAAAGTTGAATTGTAAAAATTACAATTTAGAGTGCTTTTTCCAAACAAAAATATAGTGGATTTTTTATCAGAAGTTTCATAGAACTTTCCTGATTTAATTTGCACACCGGCTGCAACATCATCACGCAATGTACCTGCATTAACAGTCCCAACTCCTGCAAAGTGAAATTTTCCCGGAACCTTAATGATCATTCTTTCATAATTCAACTGGTAGTTCAAAAGAAAATCATTCCTAATCTGATGATCCCAACCTAAAGGTAAAAGATTCTCCAGCCACGTATGTATAGAAGTCTGCATCTCTTTGCCAAATGCCGCCGGACCAATAAAACCCAAAGAAATGGATGAACTCACTACACTTCCGGATTTGGAATCGTAGGATCTTACGTAAGATTTAAAAAGCAAAAATGCAGAGAACGGATGATCGCCATAAAGTATCTCATCATGACGAATGGAAGAAGGCGTAAAAACATTATGCTCTATCGATAAACCATATACCCTTTGCAAGGATGAACCTTTTACCAGTAGAAAATTCAAAGGATTATTCTTTAATCCGGGTGATTGAAATTCGAGGTTAATACCTTGTGTGTAATAATAATCCTGGGCCGTAAAAAAGTCGTTGTCGTAATAAAACCTCACCCCTTTATCAGATCCAATTTCACGAAGTGAGGTCACATTATCGATATTTTGTCCGTTTACACCATGAGAAAAGATGATGAATAGAATTAACAATCGATGGATTGGATTTTGCATACTATCTTTTAAATTTATACTTTAAAAACAAAAACATGAGCCAGGCATTTGTAAAAGAAGAAGACGGACAATGGTTGCACGATATCGCTCCAACTATGCCCGCTTTACTAAATTACCTCAGTCGTGAGAACAATGGTATTACCATCTACGAAAAATCAAATCATACGGATCCTCTGACAGGAAAAGAAGTTTTTACTATGAGCAATGGATTGGCTTATACTATTGGACCAGAGGGGAAATGGGAGATGGTGGATTGAAACTAGGTCAAAGGTCAGAGGTCACGGTGCTTACAAGTAAACAGCGTGACCTCTGACCTTTGACCTTTGACCTCTTTTAAAACATCTTCTTCAATCCACCCATCAGATCATCAACACCTTTTCCGCCTGAAAGAGAACCAACGATATCTTTCAAATCAAAACTTTTATCATTGGGATCGTTTGTTTTTGAAACGAAGGCGCCCATTACTTTTGGAATTAGAGATTGTACGATGCTATTTGCCTGTTCAGGACTGATGCCAAATTTCGATGCAAGATTTTTTGCAACGCTTGCACTGATGTTTTGTATCATTGGATTGTTTGCTGTATTTCCTCCGCTGAACATAGATGTAAGTTGACTTATTCCACCACTGGCAACGGTCGACTTCAATTGGTCCATTATTCCTGTGGTAGCTTCTTTTATTGCAGCATCATTGTGCTGATTGGGAATTGCAGGATTGTCTACGATTGCAGAGCCGGCGTGTTCTTTTACGAGGTTGAGGAGATTTTCGAACATGATGTTTTTGGATTTATGTAAGTGAAGATAATCAATTTACTATTTACAAAGTGATGTGTAATTTTAAATGCATTACTTTATTTTTTTAAAACACTGAGAACACAAGAGGTCAGGAAGTTTTGCAACAACCTATTCTTAAATTTCCATATTGTCTATCAATCGAACATTTCCACAAAAAACAGCAGCGAAGATCCTGGCTTTTTTTGAATCATCATTTTCTGAAATCGGTTGCAGGTCACTTGCATCTGCGATCTCGAGATATTCTACTTTCAGTGGCGGGTGCGAATTGATTGTATCGATTGCATTTTTCAATGCTACACTTGCACCTAACTTCTTATGGTTATCGCGGACATACTTCATCGCTTTGTAGATCTGCGTTGCTGTTTCTCTTTCTTCAGGAGACAATCTTAAATTTCGCGAACTCATTGCCAGACCACTTTCTTCACGCATTGTTTCACAACCGATAATTTCGATTGGGTAATGAAGTGCGCCTGTCATTTTCCTGATCACTGCCAGCTGCTGATAATCCTTTTCTCCGAAATAGGCTTTTTGCGGCTGAACGATTTCAAACAATCTTGAAACCACCTGTACCACTCCTTTGAAATGACCGGGACGGTGAGCACCTTCCAGTACATGCTCCAGCTTTCCCAGGTCGATCTCTTTACCTTCCTGCAAACCGTGAGTATAAATTTCGTCAACGGAAGGCTCAAATAATAAGTCAGCACCTGCAGCCTTTAATTTTCTGTGATCATCTTCAGGTGTTCTTGGGTAATTCTTCAGATCTTCAGGATTATTGAATTGTGTTGGATTAACAAAAATGCTCACAATTACCAGATCGTTTTCCCGTTTGGCCTTTTCTACCAAAGAAATATGTCCGGCATGAAGCGCCCCCATTGTAGGAACAAAACCCAGCTTAAGTCCACTTTCACGTTGTTTTGCAATAAAACGAACGATTTCCTGAGTTTTGGTATAGATCAGCATCTTTTATAATCAATTTTAATTTTAATAATCATTAAGCACAAAATGATAAGAATTCCTCCTTAGTAATCAACTAGTTAGATGCAGTTACTTCATTTTAACTGTCACCTTCTTCAAGGATTACCGTTAAAACCACTTGCAGATTTGAAGAACTGCTCTATATTCACTATCTTTGCGTCAAATTTATAAATCCAATCTCAAGAATGAAGAAAGCGAAAGTTTTATTTATTTCACAGGAAATTACACCGTTCCTTGAGTTGACTGAAATTTCGAAAATTGCCCGATTCCTTCCCCAAGGAATTCAGGAAAAAGGAAAAGAGATCAGAACATTCATGCCACGCTTTGGACTGATCAATGAAAGAAGAAATCAGTTACATGAAGTAATTCGTCTTTCAGGAATGAATCTTATCATCGACGATTCAGATCATCCATTAATTATCAAAGTTGCTTCTATCCAGAGTGCGCGGATGCAGGTTTACTTTATCGATAATGACGAGTATTTCCAACGAAAATCAATCTTCCGCGATGCGAAGAAAAAATTCCACAAAGACAATGAAGACCGTATGGTATTCTTCTGTCGTGGAGTATTAGAAACCGTTAAAAAACTGGGCTGGGCTCCCGATGTTATCCACTGTCATGGCTGGATGACCTCTCTGATCCCTTTCTTTGTTAAAACCGGTTACAAAGACGATCCGATGTTTAAGAACAGTCGTGTTGTTTACTCTTCTTACTATCAGGATCTGGACGATACAATGAGTCCAAACCTTATCAAGAAGTTGAAAATGGACGGCGTAACTGCTGAAGATTCGAAACTTTACAAAGAACCTTCTATGGTAAATGTAAATCTTGCAGCTATGAAGTTGTGTGATGGAATTATCAAAGGTTGTGATGGTAAAAACGCAGTATTAGATACATATCTGAAAAAAGCCGGTAAGCCTGTATTGGATTATCAGAATTTTGAAGATGAAAGCGCTTTCGTAGCGGCCTGCTCTGATTTTTATGATGAACTTTTAGAACAAGAACCTGTTCTTGCTGAATAAACTATGAATCAAAAATTTCCGGATGCCTCCCCATCTAAAGGAAATCTTGTAAACAACAATTTACAGAACCTTACGAATTCAAATAAAAAGACTTCCTCTACCCTTTGGTGGAGGAAATCTTTTTTAATAATTCAACCTATATTGGTTGGAATACTCCTTTTTTCAGGATGTAAAGATCCTGATGAACTGGGTTTGAATGTGCTTCCACCCGGAGACCAGTTACAAACTGAGTTTTCGGATACAAGTACGTTGATCACAACTATTCTTCTTGAAGACTCCCTGCAGACTGACGAACTTTCGCTGCAATTACTGGGATGCATCAACGACCCGACATTTGGAATTGCAAATGCTTCGATCTATACTCAGGTTAATCTTGCCGGTACTCCTGCATTTGGTACAAATCCGATTGCAGATTCACTGGTACTTGTTCTTGGCTACAATAGCATCTATGGCGATTCATCAGAGGCTCAATCGGTAAATGTTTATCATCTTACCTCAGACATGAGCATTGACAGTACTTATTACTCTTACTCGACCTTTGCATATGATCCGACATCAGTTGGTAGCACTACTTACCTTCCTTCATTGAAGAATGTAGTTCTCGATTCAGATACAGCAACTAAACTGGCACCTCATCTCAGAATAAAATTAGATAATTCGTTGGCCGATCTTATTCTATCACAAAACGGATTAAGTACATTGAACAGTAATGCTGAATGGCTTGCTTTTTTCAAAGGATTAAAAATCGAAGCAGGATCATCAGTAACTTCCGGTAAAGGAGCAGTTTCAGCGTTGAACTTCTTCAATTCCACCATGACACTTTATTTCCATAATGACACTGTACCTAAAAAATACAATTTCTCCCTTGTTAATGCACGGGTAAATAATTTCACACATAACCTTGCCGGATCAGTTGTCGAACCTTACGTAAATACAGGCACAACAGATTCTCTTTGTTTTGTACAAGGAATGGCAGGAGTTAAGACTAAGATTTCAATGCCTCATTTGAAACATTTTAACGACTTAGGCAGTATTGTAGTAAATAAAGCAGAGTTATATATCACTGCTCAAAGTAATGTACCGGCATTATATCCTGTTCCGTCACGTTTATTCCTGACAACAAAATCTGACGCCGGATCAATCTTGTTTCCAATCGACTATTACGAATCGAGCGGATACTTTGGGGGAGATTATAATACGTCTACGAACGCTTACGTATTCAATATCGCACGACAAGTTCAGGGTATCCTGGATGGAACATATAGCAGCACTGATTTTTATCTCGTTGTTGCCAGTGCAGGTGTCGTTCCTAACAGAGTCGTAATTGGAAGTAGTACGAATGCTGATTACAAATTGAAGTTATCTGTTTACTACACCAAAATAAATTAATTACACACCATGTGCGGAATCGTTGCATACATAGGACACCGTGAAGCCTATCCTATCATTATTAAAGGACTTCAAAGACTTGAATATCGTGGATATGATAGTGCAGGTGTTGCCATTTTAAATGGAGACCTGAAAGTTTACAAGAAAGCCGGAAAGGTAAGTGACCTTAACGACTTTGTTAAAGGAAAAGATGTTGTCGGAAAGATCGGAATGGGACATACCCGTTGGGCTACCCATGGAGAACCGAATGACAGAAATGCTCACCCGCATTATTCTCAATCATCGAAGTTTGCAATCATTCATAACGGAATCATTGAAAACTACTCTTCCATCAAGGCTGAGTTAATTAAACGCGGACATACTTTCAATAGCGATACCGACACAGAAGTTCTTATTCACCTGATAGAAGATATCCATGAAAATGGAAATGTTAGTCTTGAAGAAGCTGTACGTTTAGCATTAGGCGAAGTAATCGGTGCTTATGCAATCGTCGTTCTTTCGAAAGACAATCCGAATGAATTGATCTGTGCACGTAAAGGCAGTCCGATCGTTTTAGGAGTCGGTAAAAACAAAGACGAATATTTTGTTGCATCTGATGCAACACCGATCATTGAATATACAAACAATGTAATTTATCTGAATGATGGCGAAGTTGCTTACATCAAAGATGGCAAGCTGACTGTAAAGACTATCGAAAATCAGGTAAAGACACCATATATCCACGAACTTGAAATGAAACTTGAACAGCTTGAAAAAGGCGGTTACGAGCATTTCATGTTAAAAGAGATCTACGAACAACCACGTTCGATCTGGGATAGTATGCGCGGACGTATCGATGCCAAAAAGGGCTTCTTACGTTTGGGTGGTATTGCTGAATACGAAAATAAATTTGTTAAGGCTAAACGTATTGTCATCATCGGATGCGGAACTTCATGGCATGCCGGATTAGTTGCAGAATATCTGATCGAAGATCTTGCACGTATTCCTGTTGAAGTTGAATATGCATCTGAATTCCGTTACAGAAATCCTGTAATCTATGAAGATGATATTGTGATCCCGATTTCTCAGTCTGGAGAAACTGCAGATACGCTTGCCGCAATTGAATTAGCAA is a genomic window of Bacteroidota bacterium containing:
- a CDS encoding IS110 family transposase; translated protein: MNTIPGIGKIVSIALLCEIGDVNRFKRVDEFCSYMGLVPNIYQSGDKLRVRGLTKRCQSVLRSYIIEAAWTAVRKDPELIEYYKRHVGKKVTGKIIVKVARKLLVRIYYTLKFKRPYIINYNQINPK
- a CDS encoding DUF4270 domain-containing protein, which gives rise to MNQKFPDASPSKGNLVNNNLQNLTNSNKKTSSTLWWRKSFLIIQPILVGILLFSGCKDPDELGLNVLPPGDQLQTEFSDTSTLITTILLEDSLQTDELSLQLLGCINDPTFGIANASIYTQVNLAGTPAFGTNPIADSLVLVLGYNSIYGDSSEAQSVNVYHLTSDMSIDSTYYSYSTFAYDPTSVGSTTYLPSLKNVVLDSDTATKLAPHLRIKLDNSLADLILSQNGLSTLNSNAEWLAFFKGLKIEAGSSVTSGKGAVSALNFFNSTMTLYFHNDTVPKKYNFSLVNARVNNFTHNLAGSVVEPYVNTGTTDSLCFVQGMAGVKTKISMPHLKHFNDLGSIVVNKAELYITAQSNVPALYPVPSRLFLTTKSDAGSILFPIDYYESSGYFGGDYNTSTNAYVFNIARQVQGILDGTYSSTDFYLVVASAGVVPNRVVIGSSTNADYKLKLSVYYTKIN
- a CDS encoding glycogen/starch synthase codes for the protein MKKAKVLFISQEITPFLELTEISKIARFLPQGIQEKGKEIRTFMPRFGLINERRNQLHEVIRLSGMNLIIDDSDHPLIIKVASIQSARMQVYFIDNDEYFQRKSIFRDAKKKFHKDNEDRMVFFCRGVLETVKKLGWAPDVIHCHGWMTSLIPFFVKTGYKDDPMFKNSRVVYSSYYQDLDDTMSPNLIKKLKMDGVTAEDSKLYKEPSMVNVNLAAMKLCDGIIKGCDGKNAVLDTYLKKAGKPVLDYQNFEDESAFVAACSDFYDELLEQEPVLAE
- the glmS gene encoding glutamine--fructose-6-phosphate transaminase (isomerizing); the encoded protein is MCGIVAYIGHREAYPIIIKGLQRLEYRGYDSAGVAILNGDLKVYKKAGKVSDLNDFVKGKDVVGKIGMGHTRWATHGEPNDRNAHPHYSQSSKFAIIHNGIIENYSSIKAELIKRGHTFNSDTDTEVLIHLIEDIHENGNVSLEEAVRLALGEVIGAYAIVVLSKDNPNELICARKGSPIVLGVGKNKDEYFVASDATPIIEYTNNVIYLNDGEVAYIKDGKLTVKTIENQVKTPYIHELEMKLEQLEKGGYEHFMLKEIYEQPRSIWDSMRGRIDAKKGFLRLGGIAEYENKFVKAKRIVIIGCGTSWHAGLVAEYLIEDLARIPVEVEYASEFRYRNPVIYEDDIVIPISQSGETADTLAAIELAKSKGATIFGVCNVVGSSIPRATHAGAYTHAGPEIGVASTKAFTAQVTVLTLMALQMARSRGTITDSRFHQLLNELEAIPAKVERALLANDAIKLLAERFKDAPNALYLGRGYGFPVALEGALKLKEISYIHAEGYPAAEMKHGPIALIDEEMPVVVIATKNETYEKVVSNIQEVKARKGIVIAIITEGDETVKGMADYCIEVPETDDILVPLISVVPLQLLSYHIAVLRGCNVDQPRNLAKSVTVE
- a CDS encoding transposase, whose protein sequence is MKTNVEMFSEKVNQLYVGLDVHKNQWSVCMRTEEFEHKTFTQPPNPEILYDYIQKNFSSYQVICAYEAGFCGYWISEQLKSYGFECLVLNAVDIPGSDKDIQRKTDRVDCRKIAHELSKGEVQGIFQPDRAQQGFRNLFRQRNKLVKQLRL
- a CDS encoding pantoate--beta-alanine ligase — protein: MLIYTKTQEIVRFIAKQRESGLKLGFVPTMGALHAGHISLVEKAKRENDLVIVSIFVNPTQFNNPEDLKNYPRTPEDDHRKLKAAGADLLFEPSVDEIYTHGLQEGKEIDLGKLEHVLEGAHRPGHFKGVVQVVSRLFEIVQPQKAYFGEKDYQQLAVIRKMTGALHYPIEIIGCETMREESGLAMSSRNLRLSPEERETATQIYKAMKYVRDNHKKLGASVALKNAIDTINSHPPLKVEYLEIADASDLQPISENDDSKKARIFAAVFCGNVRLIDNMEI
- a CDS encoding lipid A deacylase LpxR family protein codes for the protein MQNPIHRLLILFIIFSHGVNGQNIDNVTSLREIGSDKGVRFYYDNDFFTAQDYYYTQGINLEFQSPGLKNNPLNFLLVKGSSLQRVYGLSIEHNVFTPSSIRHDEILYGDHPFSAFLLFKSYVRSYDSKSGSVVSSSISLGFIGPAAFGKEMQTSIHTWLENLLPLGWDHQIRNDFLLNYQLNYERMIIKVPGKFHFAGVGTVNAGTLRDDVAAGVQIKSGKFYETSDKKSTIFLFGKSTLNCNFYNSTLSGGIFNKKSEYVLSSEEINLFKVQHTLGINIKIRKVVLEYFQSYVSKEFISGLSHRFGGISIGYCF
- a CDS encoding DUF937 domain-containing protein, with translation MFENLLNLVKEHAGSAIVDNPAIPNQHNDAAIKEATTGIMDQLKSTVASGGISQLTSMFSGGNTANNPMIQNISASVAKNLASKFGISPEQANSIVQSLIPKVMGAFVSKTNDPNDKSFDLKDIVGSLSGGKGVDDLMGGLKKMF
- a CDS encoding metal-dependent hydrolase — its product is MDSFIQYHLHLSFHFDHNFILPVGKYFSRSWYSLVVFFFIATVSHGVLDAITNGGLGVAFFSPFDNNRYFFPWRPVQVSPVNVHSFFSEWGIRVLKSEFVYIWIPSIMLMVISKSVAKK